The region GAACGCAATGACAACGCCCGAGCTTTGCGCTAGCAGTCACGGCAAAACAAGTGAGGAGAGGACGATGGATTTCTCGCAAGGGCATGCAGCGGTAATAACCGGCGGCGCTTCGGGGCTGGGTCAGGCGAGTGCGCGCGCACTGGCCGAAGCGGGCTTCAAGGTTGCGATCTTCGATATCAACGACGAAGCGGGCGAGGAAACCGCGGCGGAGATCGGCGGCACGTTCCATCACGTGAACATCATGGACGAGCAGTCGGTGCAGGACGGCTTCGCCGCCGCCCGCGCCGCGAACGGGCAGGAACGCCTCACCCTGCACTGCGCCATGGCGAGCAAGCGCGGCAAGACGCTCGGGTGGGACAAGGAAAACAACTGCTACAAGCGGCTTGCGACCGAGGATTACGCGTTCGGCGCGGAAGGCATCCTCATTGCCAGCTACCGCGTCGCCTCGATCTCGGCGCTCGGCATGGCGAACAGCGACCCGATTACCGAGGACGGCGAGCGCGGGGCGATCATCCTGACCGCCAGCGTCGCGGCGCAGGACGGGCAGATCGGCCAAGTCATCTACGGCAGCTGCAAGTCGGGGGTGAACGGCCTCGTCCTGCCGATGGCCCGCGACCTGATGGATATCGGCATAAGGGTGAACTCGATCATGCCCGGTATTTTCGCGACCCCTCTGATGCTCGGGATGAAGGATCGCAACCCGCAGATGTGGGACCAGCTCAACGCCAGCGTCCCTTTCCCGAAACGCCTCGGCCATCCGGAGGAGTTCGCTTCGCTCGTCCTCGAAGTGGCGCGCAACGGCTATATCAACGGGCACCAGTTCCGCCTCGACGGCGCAATTCGCATGCCGCCGAAGTAGGAACCCGGATATGACGACCCAGACAAACGAATACCCGACCAAGGGTTATGCCGCGACCTCGCCCGAGAGCGGCCTTGCTCCATTCGATTTCACGCGCCGGGGCCTGCGCGACGACGATGTCCTGATCGACATTACCCATTGCGGCATCTGCCACTCGGACCTCCATACCGCGCGCAACGACTGGGGGAGGACTACTTACCCGATCGTGCCCGGACACGAGATTACCGGAGTGGTCGCGGCAGTCGGCGATGGCGTCACCCGGCACAAGGTCGGCGACCGCGTGGCGATCGGCTGCATGGTCGATGCCTGCAAGCAGTGCGACAATTGCAAGCAGGGGCTCGAGCAATACTGCCAGCGCGGCATGGTCGGCACCTATGGCGGGATCGACAAGCACGACGGCAGCAAGACGCAGGGCGGCTATTCCGACCGCATCGTGTGCCGCGACGAATTCGTCCTCAAAGTGCCCGAGGCGCTGAGCATGGCCGATGCCGCACCGTTGCTGTGCGCCGGTATCACCTCCTACTCCCCTTTGCGCAACTGGGACGTCGGCCCGGGTAGCAAGGTCGCGGTCGCAGGGCTTGGCGGGCTCGGCCACATGGGCGTTAAGTTCGCCGTCGCCATGGGCGCGGAAGTAACGGTGCTCAGCCGCAGCGAAAGCAAGCGCGAGGACGCAAAAGCGCTGGGCGCGCACGACTTCCTCATCACCACCGACAAGGAGGCGATGAAGGCGAAAACCGGCTATTTCGACCTCGTGCTCAACACCATTCCCGTGCGGCACAATGTCGCGCCCTACCTGCACCTTTTGAAGGTCGATGGGGCGCAGGTGCTGGTCGGCATGATCGACATGATGCCCGAATTGCACACCGGCCTGCTGCTCGGCCGCAAGATCCTGACCGGGAGCGGCATCGGCGGTATCGCGGAAACGCAGGAAATGCTCGATTTCTGCGCCGAGAAAGGCATCACCCCCGATATCGAGATGATCCGGATGGAAGAGGTCAACGAAGCCTACGACCGGATGGAGGCGAGCGACGTCAAATACCGCTTCGTCATCGACATGGAGAGCCTGCGCGAAGCGGCTGACTGAGAGGACCAGCAATGAATATCGAATTCGGCCCCGAGCTGGAGGCCTTCCGCGCGGAAGTGTGCGCGTTTCTCGACACCGCACCCAGTCCCGCGATCCGCGAGGCGGGCCGCAAGCTGACGAGCGTCTTCGCGCCCTTCGACCAGGTGATGGAATGGCACCGCATCCTCTACGAAAAGGGCTGGGCCGCACCGCACTGGCCGGTCGAACATGGCGGCACCGGCTGGTCGGTCGAGCAGAAGTACATCTTCGCCGAAGAGTACCGCAAGCGCGACCTCCCGCCGCTGCTGCCGCAGGGCATCGGGATGGTCGGCCCGCTCCTGATCGATATCGGCACCGACGAACAGAAAGCGAAGTACCTGCCCGGCATCCTCAAGGGCGAAGATTTCTGGGCGCAGGGTTATTCGGAACCGAATTCCGGCTCCGACCTCGCCTCGCTCCAGTGCCGCGCCGAGCCGGATGGCGACGACTACATCATCAACGGCTCGAAGATCTGGACCACCTACGCGCATCACGCGAACCGCATGTTCATGCTCGTGCGCACCGACAATTCGGGCAAGAAGCAGCAGGGCATCACTTTCCTCCTG is a window of Erythrobacter sp. HKB08 DNA encoding:
- a CDS encoding SDR family oxidoreductase, translating into MDFSQGHAAVITGGASGLGQASARALAEAGFKVAIFDINDEAGEETAAEIGGTFHHVNIMDEQSVQDGFAAARAANGQERLTLHCAMASKRGKTLGWDKENNCYKRLATEDYAFGAEGILIASYRVASISALGMANSDPITEDGERGAIILTASVAAQDGQIGQVIYGSCKSGVNGLVLPMARDLMDIGIRVNSIMPGIFATPLMLGMKDRNPQMWDQLNASVPFPKRLGHPEEFASLVLEVARNGYINGHQFRLDGAIRMPPK
- a CDS encoding NAD(P)-dependent alcohol dehydrogenase, with the protein product MTTQTNEYPTKGYAATSPESGLAPFDFTRRGLRDDDVLIDITHCGICHSDLHTARNDWGRTTYPIVPGHEITGVVAAVGDGVTRHKVGDRVAIGCMVDACKQCDNCKQGLEQYCQRGMVGTYGGIDKHDGSKTQGGYSDRIVCRDEFVLKVPEALSMADAAPLLCAGITSYSPLRNWDVGPGSKVAVAGLGGLGHMGVKFAVAMGAEVTVLSRSESKREDAKALGAHDFLITTDKEAMKAKTGYFDLVLNTIPVRHNVAPYLHLLKVDGAQVLVGMIDMMPELHTGLLLGRKILTGSGIGGIAETQEMLDFCAEKGITPDIEMIRMEEVNEAYDRMEASDVKYRFVIDMESLREAAD